A single Triticum dicoccoides isolate Atlit2015 ecotype Zavitan chromosome 2A, WEW_v2.0, whole genome shotgun sequence DNA region contains:
- the LOC119358780 gene encoding BTB/POZ and MATH domain-containing protein 1-like — protein sequence MEQSKSISMCTPNSVQVTHVFDIFGYSKHRGMGNEKFIRSGTFSVGGHDWSIRFYPDGYNTEKVEKDYVSVYLELMSKGAKVRGSCDLRLVDHSTGISASVHKTELRTFDPADLSKFAPQTSNFKRREDVESAFLANDRLTIECIVIVIKEPCVTESKPFPKIEVPVPPSDIAKHLGKLLKDDEGFDVTFCVRRKTIGAHRSILAARSPVFKAELFGPMREAKTPRRVTIKDMQPDVFTALLHFIYTDSLPDGDKNTDMIRHLLVAADRYAMERLKLACQSILCENLNVDTVATTWALADQHSCDKLRDACLEYIAYSNAMDAVVETPGYKNLKVTDPSLIVDLLERTTKVRNA from the coding sequence ATGGAGCAATCTAAGTCGATTTCGATGTGCACCCCGAATTCGGTGCAAGTCACCCACGTGTTCGACATCTTCGGTTACAGCAAGCACAGGGGCATGGGCAACGAGAAGTTCATCAGGTCCGGTACTTTCTCCGTCGGCGGCCACGACTGGTCCATCCGCTTCTACCCAGACGGGTACAACACGGAAAAAGTCGAAAAGGATTATGTTTCAGTTTATCTCGAGCTCATGAGCAAGGGAGCCAAGGTGCGGGGGTCCTGCGACCTGCGGTTGGTCGACCACAGCACCGGAATATCGGCTTCAGTGCACAAGACAGAGCTGAGGACCTTTGATCCGGCTGACCTCAGTAAGTTTGCTCCACAGACTAGTAATTTCAAAAGGAGAGAGGATGTTGAGTCTGCATTCCTCGCGAACGATCGCCTCACGATCGAATGCATTGTCATTGTTATCAAAGAGCCATGCGTGACTGAATCCAAACCGTTCCCCAAAATCGAGGTGCCGGTGCCACCCTCCGACATCGCCAAGCATCTCGGCAAGCTTCTGAAAGACGACGAGGGATTCGATGTCACTTTCTGTGTTCGAAGAAAGACCATCGGTGCTCACAGGTCCATACTCGCCGCCCGGTCACCTGTCTTCAAAGCGGAGCTCTTTGGGCCGATGAGGGAGGCGAAGACACCGCGGCGTGTTACCATCAAAGACATGCAACCTGATGTTTTCACTGCCCTGCTCCATTTCATATATACCGATTCTTTGCCCGATGGTGATAAGAATACTGATATGATCCGGCATTTACTGGTGGCTGCAGACAGATATGCCATGGAGAGGCTCAAGCTGGCTTGCCAAAGTATCCTTTGCGAGAATCTGAACGTGGACACCGTGGCAACCACATGGGCTTTGGCTGACCAGCATAGCTGCgacaagcttagggatgcttgccTTGAATACATCGCTTATTCGAATGCCATGGATGCTGTGGTGGAAACCCCAGGCTATAAGAATCTCAAAGTGACTGACCCGTCTCTCATAGTGGATCTGTTGGAGAGGACAACAAAGGTTCGCAATGCATGA